From a region of the Candidatus Kapaibacterium sp. genome:
- a CDS encoding choice-of-anchor D domain-containing protein, with the protein MKHPINKQSLFAVALLFLALYVNQANGQSLSLFDLDISNFPTIKAKFYALDAEGNQILNLSPLDFELLENGVKRNITKVTCPTPAPPVAISSVLTVDVSGSMSGRVIANAKAACTAWIQGLPLGKSECAITAFDDKNFIVQDFTTDKSKLLEELEKLNAYGGTDYDMALLNPMAGGLLIAQKAKFKRVLIIITDGMPNHEPKTDMIIQEAKSLGVIVYGVTLNMPCPPSIKKIATQTGGLWFENITTTEQAEEVYRKIMQVAQGADPCEIEWESEVPCIGGLTNLELEIKSSGTKATTSYQSHISSVAKLEFNPATVKFLNPKIGIKVEKTVTVTAMNKNFTVTNITSNNKAFMIEPTNFVLKIGESRELVVSYTPTDSSYNFCKFVIESEPCPTEYYASGGYKGKKPTIQTLKLTHPNGGETFVVGSDTIITWEGIPPSDKVLLEYSTDNGQNWQTITHNASELNFKWTNIPRPLSSQCLVRVSQGDGILNSPAPQIEWQKAYGGSNHERAYSIQLTSDGGFIVTGYSESNNGDITENKGASDFWVLKLKFDGSIEWQKTYGGIKDDAAYSIQETSDGGYIVVGFTRSRDGDVTVNKSYIDYNDLWVLKLTYDGVLEWQKTYGGNWFDSGESIQQTEDGGYIVVGHTQSTNGDVTENKGGYDVWVLKLDLNGSIEWQKNYGGTSHDKAYSIIETRDGSYIVTGYTESNDYDITYHKGGQDAWVLKLNIDGSIAWQNTYGGFLNDIFYSIIETDDNGFIVAGTTELRNSDITVNKGVSDALIIKLKFDGSLEWQKTVGGSFNDFAYSIIESADSGFIVVGGTESRDGDVTENKGSSDAWIFKLSDDGSLEWQKTFGGSKIDIAYSVQETSGGGFIIAGWTDSNDKDVTVNLGAFDFWVVKLFWPTILQSDVSDAVFSIVEPKAASRDIDMLQVLVGSLKDSVVSEFIMNTGSWKFRVNSIYIQGADASAFSLVSGFPKYTIESNQSHHAEFRFIPNRVGLHSAEIVIVTQAETIIQNIIGEGVEPKLQIVNSLIDFGTIYVGEMIDTLQAVTVKNIGNAPFEILDTKHNYPNDVDFSTLAGGGNFILQPGEEALMDLRFSANSPGRTSGTLEFHYEGVGSPAVVQLFGEGIIDSDSSAITLEVLDAEGYASDAVKVYIVVTDSYLMQISRTESFSLELNFNPSLLYPLDFTMDYIDERNAKIKIEDLPVDVETGDTLATIWFRAGLGNAEISKLDLTNIEAIGGNTTITHKDGTFKLLGICYEGGTRLFNANSKAGIASVNPNPAENILEVDLQLNEEGQTELLIYNIQGEKVKELFKQSIATLGVQKLKSDISDLSSGQYYLVLITPTYIATKNLVIMR; encoded by the coding sequence ATGAAACACCCCATCAATAAACAAAGCCTTTTCGCTGTGGCGCTACTTTTTTTAGCGTTATATGTAAATCAAGCAAACGGGCAAAGTCTGTCATTATTTGACCTTGACATTTCCAATTTTCCGACTATTAAAGCAAAATTTTATGCTTTAGACGCGGAAGGCAATCAGATTTTAAATCTCTCTCCTTTGGATTTTGAATTATTAGAAAATGGAGTGAAGCGAAATATTACAAAAGTTACTTGTCCCACACCGGCACCACCAGTTGCAATTTCGAGCGTATTGACTGTTGATGTGAGCGGCTCTATGAGTGGCAGAGTAATTGCTAATGCCAAAGCAGCTTGCACGGCTTGGATTCAAGGGCTTCCTTTGGGGAAATCAGAATGTGCCATTACAGCTTTTGATGATAAAAATTTTATAGTTCAGGATTTTACAACAGATAAAAGTAAATTGCTCGAAGAGCTTGAAAAATTAAATGCATATGGCGGAACTGACTACGATATGGCATTATTGAATCCTATGGCAGGGGGATTGCTTATTGCTCAAAAAGCTAAGTTTAAACGAGTTCTTATCATTATAACCGATGGCATGCCAAACCATGAACCAAAGACTGACATGATTATTCAAGAGGCAAAATCGCTGGGGGTTATTGTTTATGGAGTTACGCTTAATATGCCTTGCCCTCCAAGTATAAAAAAAATTGCAACACAGACAGGTGGGCTATGGTTTGAAAACATCACAACAACAGAGCAGGCTGAAGAAGTTTATAGAAAAATAATGCAAGTAGCTCAAGGTGCAGACCCTTGTGAAATTGAATGGGAAAGCGAAGTACCTTGTATTGGAGGACTAACAAATTTAGAATTAGAAATTAAAAGTTCTGGTACAAAAGCCACGACAAGCTACCAAAGTCACATTTCATCAGTAGCAAAATTAGAATTTAATCCTGCAACAGTGAAATTTCTAAATCCTAAAATTGGCATTAAAGTTGAAAAAACAGTAACTGTTACAGCAATGAATAAAAATTTCACAGTAACGAATATAACGAGCAATAATAAAGCATTTATGATTGAGCCGACTAATTTTGTATTGAAAATAGGTGAAAGTCGTGAGCTCGTCGTAAGTTATACTCCCACAGACAGCAGCTACAACTTCTGTAAGTTTGTGATTGAAAGTGAACCCTGTCCTACGGAATATTATGCAAGTGGTGGATATAAAGGTAAAAAACCAACAATTCAAACATTAAAACTGACTCACCCAAACGGTGGCGAAACATTCGTTGTCGGTAGCGATACAATAATCACTTGGGAAGGAATTCCGCCTTCAGACAAAGTGCTGTTAGAATACAGTACAGATAACGGTCAAAATTGGCAAACTATTACTCATAATGCAAGTGAATTAAATTTCAAATGGACCAATATTCCACGTCCTTTAAGTAGCCAATGTCTGGTTAGGGTCAGCCAAGGAGATGGCATTTTAAATAGCCCAGCTCCACAAATCGAGTGGCAAAAGGCTTATGGTGGAAGTAATCATGAAAGAGCATATTCTATCCAACTGACAAGTGATGGTGGATTTATTGTAACCGGTTACTCTGAATCAAACAATGGCGATATTACAGAAAACAAGGGTGCTAGTGACTTTTGGGTATTAAAATTAAAATTTGATGGTAGTATCGAATGGCAAAAGACATATGGTGGAATTAAAGATGATGCCGCATATTCTATTCAAGAAACAAGTGATGGAGGATATATTGTTGTTGGATTTACTAGGTCACGTGACGGAGATGTAACTGTTAACAAAAGTTATATTGACTATAATGACTTATGGGTGTTGAAATTAACGTATGATGGAGTACTCGAATGGCAAAAGACATATGGAGGAAATTGGTTTGACTCTGGAGAATCAATTCAACAAACGGAAGATGGTGGTTATATTGTTGTAGGACATACTCAATCAACCAACGGTGATGTTACAGAGAACAAGGGTGGTTATGATGTATGGGTACTCAAATTAGATCTAAATGGAAGTATAGAATGGCAAAAAAATTACGGAGGGACTTCACATGATAAAGCTTATTCCATCATAGAAACTAGAGATGGTAGCTATATAGTAACAGGTTATACTGAATCAAACGATTATGATATTACTTATCACAAAGGGGGACAAGACGCATGGGTATTAAAATTAAATATTGATGGAAGTATCGCATGGCAGAATACGTACGGAGGATTTTTAAACGATATATTTTATTCTATTATAGAAACCGATGATAATGGTTTTATTGTCGCAGGTACAACAGAATTAAGAAATAGCGATATCACCGTGAATAAGGGGGTTTCTGATGCATTGATAATAAAATTAAAATTTGATGGAAGTCTCGAATGGCAAAAGACTGTTGGAGGGAGTTTTAACGATTTTGCTTATTCCATTATAGAATCCGCTGATAGTGGTTTTATTGTCGTAGGTGGAACAGAATCAAGGGATGGCGATGTTACTGAGAATAAGGGTAGTTCAGATGCATGGATTTTTAAATTAAGTGACGATGGAAGCTTAGAATGGCAAAAGACATTTGGAGGAAGTAAAATTGATATAGCTTATTCAGTTCAAGAAACGAGCGGTGGTGGTTTTATTATTGCTGGGTGGACAGATTCAAATGATAAAGATGTTACAGTTAATTTGGGTGCTTTTGACTTTTGGGTGGTAAAACTTTTCTGGCCTACTATATTGCAATCTGATGTTTCCGATGCAGTATTTTCTATTGTTGAGCCAAAAGCTGCATCGAGAGATATCGATATGCTCCAAGTTTTGGTGGGTTCCTTGAAGGATTCCGTTGTAAGCGAATTTATTATGAATACAGGCTCTTGGAAATTCAGAGTGAATTCAATCTATATCCAAGGTGCGGATGCATCAGCATTCTCGCTTGTCTCGGGATTCCCTAAATATACGATTGAAAGTAACCAAAGCCATCATGCCGAGTTTAGATTCATTCCCAATAGAGTTGGTCTTCATTCAGCTGAAATCGTAATCGTTACTCAAGCTGAGACAATTATTCAAAATATAATCGGCGAAGGAGTAGAGCCAAAACTTCAAATAGTCAATTCATTAATAGATTTCGGAACTATTTATGTTGGGGAAATGATTGATACATTGCAAGCAGTAACTGTCAAAAATATTGGCAATGCACCCTTTGAAATATTAGACACTAAGCATAATTACCCTAATGATGTTGATTTTTCAACACTTGCAGGTGGTGGCAATTTCATACTTCAACCCGGAGAAGAAGCCTTGATGGATTTAAGATTTTCGGCAAATTCGCCCGGCAGAACAAGCGGAACGCTGGAATTTCATTACGAGGGTGTTGGCAGTCCTGCTGTGGTGCAACTATTCGGCGAAGGTATTATAGATAGTGATTCCTCAGCAATCACACTCGAAGTATTAGATGCCGAAGGATACGCCTCAGATGCAGTAAAAGTCTATATTGTGGTCACAGATAGCTACTTGATGCAAATTTCTCGCACCGAAAGTTTCAGCTTAGAATTAAATTTCAACCCAAGTTTGCTCTATCCGCTTGATTTCACAATGGATTACATTGACGAGCGAAATGCAAAAATCAAAATTGAAGATTTGCCTGTTGATGTAGAAACCGGTGATACTCTTGCAACAATATGGTTCAGAGCAGGACTTGGGAATGCCGAAATTAGCAAACTTGATTTGACAAACATCGAAGCAATTGGTGGCAACACCACAATTACACACAAAGACGGCACTTTCAAACTGCTCGGAATATGCTACGAAGGCGGCACACGGCTATTCAATGCAAACAGCAAAGCCGGAATCGCAAGTGTAAATCCCAATCCCGCTGAGAACATACTCGAAGTTGATTTGCAATTAAATGAGGAAGGACAGACGGAACTATTGATTTACAATATTCAGGGCGAAAAGGTAAAAGAGCTTTTCAAACAATCAATAGCCACTCTTGGCGTACAAAAACTCAAAAGTGACATTTCGGATTTAAGCTCGGGACAGTATTATTTAGTATTGATAACGCCGACTTACATTGCAACAAAAAATTTAGTCATAATGAGATAA
- a CDS encoding VWA domain-containing protein, protein MKNSIKIQSLFAVALLFILLWGNQASGQSLTLFDIDTSNFPIIRAKFYAFDAEGNQVTNLSASGFELLENGVKRNVTKVTCPAPKPPIAISSVLTIDVSGSMKGQRIENAKAASRAWVEGLQLGNSECAITSFNSGNNFIQDFTTDRNKLLYAIDGLSVGGGTNFDAGFINPVAGALLAAEKGKHKRVVVFLTDGHANGNESAIIQKANSINATVYCVAFGMKCPEILRNIATQTGGQWFEQLISKEQTEEIYRRILQIEQNSEPCEIEWVSEKSCLTADINVKLKWNGISSTLNYKSPDFTNVQLELIPSTVNFFYPIPDIKIDTTIIITAKNSDFIVSNIVSDNPAFTISPTNFVLNEGESRELTVSYIPVDSGYVKAKFVIESDFCSFNYYAKGGWPGIQPMRRTLKLIEPNGGESFVVGSDTVITWDGIPDYEPVKIEYSTDNGLSWIVIEENAKGLSYRWQVPKTPSNDCLARVTARGASNSLCYNPNIKICDQIWMGCNLDVEFYRNGEPIRHAETYDDWIDAGRKREGAWCYYDNDPANGEIYGKLYNWYAVNDPRGLAPIGWRVPIELEWSEMADCLGGETVAGGKLKSAGTLENGDGYWLSPNTGATNSTGFYALPAGYIDGRFNSINEFTIWWIAAQNNDDEAPSRALSRSVASMYRGVLVPKNIGYSVRCVKE, encoded by the coding sequence ATGAAAAACTCCATCAAAATTCAAAGCCTTTTCGCCGTGGCGCTACTATTTATATTGCTGTGGGGAAATCAAGCAAGCGGGCAAAGTCTGACTTTATTCGACATTGACACTTCCAACTTTCCAATCATCCGAGCTAAGTTCTATGCCTTCGATGCTGAAGGGAATCAGGTAACTAATCTATCAGCATCGGGTTTTGAATTATTGGAAAATGGGGTGAAGCGCAATGTAACAAAAGTCACTTGTCCGGCGCCGAAGCCACCAATTGCAATCTCAAGTGTATTGACAATTGATGTGAGTGGCTCTATGAAGGGGCAGAGGATTGAGAATGCTAAAGCCGCGAGCAGGGCTTGGGTTGAAGGACTTCAGTTGGGTAATTCTGAATGTGCTATTACATCGTTTAATTCCGGCAATAATTTTATTCAAGACTTCACTACAGATAGAAACAAGTTACTATATGCTATAGATGGATTAAGCGTCGGTGGTGGAACAAATTTCGATGCCGGATTCATAAATCCTGTTGCCGGAGCTTTACTTGCTGCCGAGAAAGGCAAACATAAAAGAGTTGTAGTTTTCCTCACGGATGGACATGCTAATGGCAATGAATCAGCTATTATTCAAAAAGCGAATTCAATAAATGCAACAGTTTATTGCGTGGCATTTGGTATGAAATGTCCTGAAATTTTGCGTAATATTGCGACACAAACCGGTGGACAGTGGTTTGAACAATTAATAAGCAAAGAGCAAACCGAAGAAATCTACCGAAGAATACTGCAAATCGAACAAAATAGCGAACCTTGCGAAATAGAATGGGTAAGTGAAAAATCCTGTTTAACAGCCGATATTAATGTCAAATTGAAATGGAATGGAATTAGTTCCACCTTAAATTATAAATCCCCGGATTTTACAAATGTGCAACTTGAATTAATACCATCTACGGTAAATTTCTTTTACCCGATTCCCGATATAAAAATAGATACAACTATAATAATTACTGCAAAAAACTCAGATTTTATAGTATCAAACATTGTAAGCGATAATCCGGCTTTTACGATTTCGCCTACAAATTTCGTCTTGAATGAAGGTGAAAGTAGAGAGTTGACAGTAAGTTACATACCTGTGGATAGTGGTTATGTTAAAGCTAAGTTTGTAATAGAAAGTGATTTTTGCTCATTTAATTATTATGCCAAGGGAGGTTGGCCCGGAATCCAACCAATGCGACGTACATTAAAATTAATCGAACCGAACGGTGGCGAATCTTTCGTAGTTGGCAGTGATACGGTGATTACGTGGGACGGAATCCCCGATTACGAACCGGTTAAAATTGAATATAGTACTGATAATGGCTTAAGTTGGATTGTCATTGAAGAAAATGCAAAAGGGTTGAGTTATAGATGGCAAGTACCTAAGACACCGAGCAACGACTGTTTAGCAAGAGTGACTGCTCGCGGTGCATCCAATTCTTTGTGCTATAATCCAAACATTAAAATTTGTGATCAGATATGGATGGGGTGTAATCTTGATGTAGAATTTTATAGGAATGGTGAACCAATTCGACACGCTGAAACGTATGATGATTGGATTGATGCCGGGAGAAAAAGAGAGGGTGCTTGGTGTTATTATGACAATGACCCGGCAAACGGCGAAATATATGGTAAATTATATAATTGGTATGCTGTTAACGACCCACGTGGTTTAGCTCCAATCGGATGGCGGGTTCCAATAGAATTAGAGTGGTCTGAAATGGCAGATTGCTTAGGCGGTGAAACTGTTGCCGGTGGTAAATTAAAAAGCGCCGGAACATTAGAAAATGGTGACGGATACTGGTTAAGTCCCAATACCGGTGCGACAAACAGTACCGGTTTTTACGCCCTACCTGCCGGTTATATAGATGGGCGCTTCAATAGTATTAATGAATTCACTATTTGGTGGATTGCAGCTCAAAATAATGATGATGAAGCTCCGAGTAGAGCTTTATCTCGTTCTGTTGCTTCAATGTATAGGGGTGTTCTTGTTCCAAAAAATATTGGATATTCTGTTAGGTGCGTTAAGGAATAA
- a CDS encoding choice-of-anchor D domain-containing protein, whose product MIAISRIFILIIIFLGMCPKPSISQTQSDTSKSVWAIVMPETLVIDIDMLQVLLGSAKDSVVSEFIMNTGSWKFRVNSIYIQGADASAFSLVSGFPKYTIESNQSHHAEFRFIPNRVGLHSAEIVIVTQAETIIQNIIGEGVEPKLQIVNSLIDFGTIYVGDFVDSMQAVTVKNIGNAPFEILDTKHNYPNDVDFSTLAGGGNFILQPGEQALMDLRFSANSPGRTSGTLEFHYEGVGSPAVVQLFGKGIIDNDSSAITLNVLDAKGYASDGVKVYIVVTDSYLMQLSRTESFSLELNFNPSMLYPLDYTMDYIDERNAKIKIEDLPTDVKTGDTLATVWFRAGLGNAEISKLELTNIEAIGGNTTISHEDGTFKLLGICYEGGTRLFNANSKAGIASVNPNPAENSIQINVSFSEGGQTEILLYNLKGEIVRTIFNADIRDEKSISLDADMTDLANGSYTLIFKSPTILQKTQLLIVK is encoded by the coding sequence ATGATTGCTATAAGTAGAATTTTCATATTGATAATAATATTTTTGGGCATGTGTCCCAAACCGAGTATTTCACAAACACAATCTGATACTTCAAAGTCAGTATGGGCGATTGTAATGCCCGAAACTTTGGTAATAGATATTGATATGCTCCAAGTGTTGCTCGGTTCTGCGAAAGATTCTGTAGTCAGCGAATTTATTATGAATACAGGCTCTTGGAAATTCAGAGTGAATTCAATCTATATCCAAGGTGCGGATGCATCAGCATTCTCGCTTGTCTCGGGATTCCCTAAATATACGATTGAAAGTAACCAAAGCCATCATGCCGAGTTTAGATTCATTCCCAATAGAGTTGGTCTTCATTCAGCTGAAATCGTAATCGTTACTCAAGCTGAGACAATTATTCAAAATATAATCGGCGAAGGAGTAGAGCCAAAACTTCAAATAGTCAATTCATTAATAGATTTCGGAACTATTTATGTGGGAGATTTTGTTGATTCCATGCAAGCTGTAACTGTCAAAAATATTGGCAATGCGCCCTTTGAAATATTAGATACAAAACATAATTACCCTAATGATGTTGATTTTTCAACACTTGCAGGTGGTGGCAATTTCATACTTCAACCCGGAGAGCAAGCCTTGATGGATTTAAGATTTTCGGCAAATTCACCCGGCAGAACAAGCGGTACCTTGGAATTTCATTATGAAGGTGTAGGCAGCCCTGCTGTAGTCCAACTATTCGGCAAAGGGATAATTGATAATGATTCCTCCGCAATCACACTCAATGTATTAGACGCCAAAGGATATGCCTCAGATGGCGTGAAAGTCTATATTGTTGTCACAGACAGTTACTTAATGCAACTTTCCAGAACTGAAAGTTTCAGCTTAGAGCTCAATTTTAATCCGAGTATGCTCTATCCGCTTGATTATACGATGGATTACATTGACGAGCGTAATGCAAAAATCAAAATTGAAGATTTACCGACTGATGTTAAAACAGGTGATACACTTGCCACTGTCTGGTTCAGAGCAGGACTTGGAAATGCCGAAATCAGCAAACTTGAACTAACAAATATTGAAGCAATTGGCGGAAACACAACTATTTCTCACGAAGACGGTACATTCAAACTTCTCGGCATCTGCTACGAAGGCGGCACACGGCTATTCAACGCAAACAGCAAAGCCGGAATCGCTAGTGTTAACCCCAATCCGGCGGAGAACTCAATTCAAATTAATGTCTCATTCTCCGAGGGTGGTCAAACCGAAATTTTACTCTATAATCTCAAGGGGGAAATCGTCCGAACTATCTTTAATGCTGATATACGAGATGAGAAGTCAATTAGTTTAGACGCAGATATGACAGATTTGGCAAACGGGAGTTATACTTTGATTTTCAAATCGCCAACAATTTTGCAAAAAACTCAGCTTCTAATCGTAAAATGA
- a CDS encoding hybrid sensor histidine kinase/response regulator, with amino-acid sequence MSDIENGEKPLILIIDDSKENLHFLCDIFVEYRKSVTVSGIEGIKLASSLKPDLILLDILMPEINGFDVCRAIKENPDNIDIPIIFLSGKTKLEDIVKGLKLGAVDYVTKPFEQEELKVRVKTNLELKASKDMIKRQSKKLAQLNDDLRHFLAIATHDLKNSLLVIQGFTKLLIERYQKFSDVEKMDLLSDIAVTGETMYKIIMNLSYVTRLEEGKVQPYFTEFDINYLLDDSINYFKEIAKAKNININYINKIKQLSVYQDLSLIKECIDNLLSNAIKFSPMQSQITVIAYSESINKNMRQMFVVEVEDEGPGIKEEEQPLLFKKFARLSSQATNHEITTGLGLAITKMIVELLNGEVSYISQHSKGSKFVLKFPATMK; translated from the coding sequence ATGAGCGATATTGAAAACGGAGAAAAACCGTTAATTTTGATTATTGATGATAGCAAAGAAAATCTTCATTTCCTTTGTGACATTTTTGTAGAATATCGCAAATCTGTTACTGTTAGCGGAATTGAAGGCATTAAATTGGCAAGCAGCCTCAAACCTGATTTGATATTGCTTGATATTCTTATGCCTGAAATCAATGGATTCGATGTCTGTAGGGCAATCAAAGAAAACCCTGATAATATTGATATTCCAATAATATTCCTGTCCGGAAAAACAAAATTGGAGGACATTGTAAAAGGGCTAAAGCTCGGAGCAGTTGATTATGTTACTAAACCTTTTGAGCAAGAAGAACTTAAAGTTCGCGTTAAGACCAATCTCGAACTCAAAGCCTCTAAAGATATGATAAAGCGGCAAAGCAAAAAATTAGCTCAGTTGAACGATGATTTAAGGCATTTCTTGGCGATTGCCACCCACGATTTAAAAAACTCACTTTTAGTAATCCAAGGTTTCACCAAACTCCTAATTGAACGTTACCAAAAGTTTTCTGATGTCGAAAAAATGGATTTACTTTCGGATATTGCCGTAACCGGCGAGACGATGTATAAAATAATTATGAATTTGAGTTATGTCACTCGATTAGAAGAAGGCAAAGTCCAACCATATTTTACTGAATTTGATATCAATTATTTATTAGACGATTCAATTAATTATTTTAAAGAAATCGCTAAAGCAAAAAATATTAATATTAATTATATCAATAAAATTAAACAACTTAGTGTTTACCAAGATTTATCGTTGATAAAAGAATGTATTGATAATTTACTATCAAATGCAATTAAATTTTCACCTATGCAATCCCAAATAACAGTTATTGCATACAGTGAATCAATCAACAAAAACATGAGACAAATGTTTGTTGTCGAAGTTGAAGACGAAGGACCCGGCATCAAGGAAGAAGAACAACCATTGTTATTCAAAAAATTCGCTCGCTTGTCATCTCAAGCAACTAATCACGAAATTACCACAGGTCTTGGGCTGGCGATTACAAAAATGATTGTAGAATTGCTGAATGGCGAAGTGAGTTATATATCCCAACATAGCAAAGGCTCAAAATTCGTGCTCAAATTTCCCGCCACTATGAAATAG